Below is a window of Mucilaginibacter sp. PAMC 26640 DNA.
ACTTACGGGTTACCGTTGATGCGTAAAACAGCACGTTAAAAATCGCAATCAATACCAGTTGATCGGATTTAAACCCTACCAGGAAGTAGGATATGATTAAGTAAACTAATGACAGCCCCGATACAATACTAACACTTTTTGAATTGACCTGAACGCTGCCTGAAACAGCATCAGCCATTCTGCTTTTTAATAAAATCTGAATTAAAAATTTTGTCCCAAAGGGGAGAGCTTACGCCGTAACCCTTAGTTGGGTCCTGGTAATGATGCAGCATGTGGTGCTGTTTAATCTGTTTCCAGAAGCTGCCTTTAAAGTTAAAGTGGTGAATAGCATAGTGAGAAATATCATACACCAGGTAGCCTAAAATAAAGCCCGGGAAAAATCCAAAGATGAAATTTGCAGGTAATAAGGCATTAAATAAAAAGTAAAAGCCGGTTGCCAAAGGGATACTTGCCGATGGGGGCATTACCAAACGTTTTGCATCACTGGGATAATCATGATGTACGCCATGGAAAATAAAATGCAGACGGAGCGCCCAACCTTGCTTCGGTACAAAATGGAAAACGAAACGGTGCATGATATATTCGGTAAGCGTCCATATAAAAAGGCCCAATAAAAAAAGCCAAATGTAATTAAAGGCGCCAATTTGCTTATCGTAAGCAAAATAGCTGCAAACCAAAATAACAGGTACAAAAATTATAATGGGTACAAAATAATGCACCTTTGATAAACTCTCTAAAAAACTACTCTTAAACATTCTCACAGATTCCTGTGAGTTAGATACAAAATTCTTTGCCATAAAACTCAGGGTTTAAAACGTTCTGTAAATTCTTTTCCTGTTGCCGGGTCCGTTCCTTTCATTTCCACATACACTACGTTTGGCAACCAGAACGAACCTCCCTCTATTTGTATAAATATATAACGTAGCGCCATTGGTTTTCGCGCAACTGTTGCGAAGATATGATATTTTCCGTCAGCACCCTTCATCAAGGTGAGCGGAAATTTTTTGTATGACACAAACCTGATATCATACTTGTCGTCACCCATTGGTTTTTGCACCAATCCATAGGCAAATTTACGCTGGATATAGCTGAGTTCTTCTTTTTGCCCCTTTTCATTGTACCGGATCCAGTAGGGATGTACCGGCTCGTCGACATTTGGCTTGCCTGTTTTTTCGTCTACATTTAACTCGTAAATAAGCGTGTTGGTATTGGGCATCCGCTGGATGTAAAATAACCTTTCAACTGATGCAGGCGGAACCGGAAAAGTTAACTTTCTAATCAGTTTTTTACCTGCGGAATCTACTACGGGGCTGGTGCAAGCCGGTATTGCCTTAGCTTGCATTGGCAATACAAAAATAATAAATGCTGAGAAAATCAGAAGCAGCTTCAGCCAGGACAATTTATTCATGTTCACTCTCCGATAGTGCTTTTTTGGCATCTACCAGTCGCTTAAAGGCGGTTAAATTTGTTAATACAGCAAGTATGGCAATCGGGAAGGTAAAAATAGACATGGTTTCAAAAACATGAAATTTAATACCTGGAATAAAAAGTTTGTAGTCGCCGCCAATGTAGCTTGAGGTAATGCCACATGCAATTGCAAATGCCGCAATAGTAATTACCCTTTCCGGCCGTTGCATTAAACCACCTTTACACTCTACACCAAGCCCTTCGGCACGTGCACGTACATAACTCACCATCATGGAACCAATAAGTGCTATAAATGCGAATATAGAACTCAGGAAATAATGATGAGCGACAAGATAGTAGCAAATCCCCAGGAACATGATCAGTTCGCTGTATCGGTCAAGTACCGAATCATACAAAGCACCAAATACCGATTTCATATTTCCTAAACGCGCTACCTGCCCGTCCAGCATATCAAACAAGCCCGCAAAAAGGATCAGGCCACCTGCCCAGCCGATATAGCTTAAGTTAGCACGATCGCCATCTTCACCACCTATGATAAATATGGCGGCAACGCCTACATTAAGCACAAAACCGATGGAGGTAACCGCATTAGGCGTAAGACCAACTTTTATAAGCAGCTTTACAAAGGGGTCGATAATTTTATAGATCCCCAGCTGAAGGCTTGTCCGTACTGATGTTTGCTGTTCCATTTCTTTAATAATGATAATATTTTTTTTTAATAATTAAAAGTCGAACTTTATTTTCACCCTGACGCCAAATTTGGCAATATCCGGGTGGTCTAAATAGGTGAGACGTTTCACCATATCAACGCGCACAAACTTGAAAATGTTTTCGATGCCAACACTTGCTTCCATATAAGGTTTGCTGCCCAGTGCATAGGTGATCGGTACCCCATTTCCGTCAACCGGGAACTGGTACACGGCTGAATTTAATAAAGGGTTATTATTGTTGCCTATCCCTCCCCAAAGCCCCTTAAAAGAAGCAGTTTCGCGCCATTTTAATTTTTTAAATAAAGGCACTTTATTGAAGAAGAAACCTCCGAAGTGCTGATCAATATTAATGCTGGCATACCGGTCGCTCACGAACTCTAAAAAGTTCATCAGGTTATAAGAATCGATGGAGTAGGCATAGCTTTGATTGGCCCGGTGAATATTGAGCAGGGGATAGGGAATAGTACCAAATGTACGGCCACCTTCAATAGCGATATCTGAGAAACCAAATGGTGCAATATAAAAGCGTTTATCAGCCCGCCCTTTTACGCTTTGGTAACTGTACTGGCCATTTAACACGTTTTTTAAACCGGTAGTAAAATCTAATGAGAAGATCGGATACTGGTTAATTATAGGTGCGCGGAACAATTTCCCCTGGTAAAATTGCTCATGCGGGGCATACCGGATACCGGCTGTAATTTCTGTAGTAGTTAAATTGTTGAGAATTGTTCCGCTGCTGCCTGGTGCGCCCGGTGAATTATTTATGAACGAATACAAGCTGCCAGCAGGGGTTTGCACCCATTTCCTGCCGGTAAAGTTAAACGATAAATGATTCTCCAACTCGTGTACATAATCAATCTTATACTGGTCGGTATACAAATATTTGTCACTGGTACCACGCTTAAAGGATAGTAAAAAGTTATCCTCCTGTACAAACTGGAGTTCCTGCCCCGGAATCTTGGTATCCCGCTGAACACTGAAACGGACATAATTCTGCGGGAATTTATAGATGCTTTTGGCGTTGAAGGAGTAAGTTGCCGCCAGGAAATATTTCCAGCGTTCATCTTTAAATCCATATGCACCATAACCTTCGAAAAAGTAGTGCTTGCTCAATTCTGTTGTGGTACGGCCGCCCAACCTTAATCTGAACCCTTCCACAGGGTTAAAGCTGTAAAAAGTACTTGCGGGGCCAACCTCAAATTTGCCAAAGCTTTTAAATCCTGCAAAAAGAAGGGTTACCACATCAGAAAGGCGCCTGAACGAACGCATATGGGTAAGGCTGTCAATATTCTTGTACACCTTTGATTCTGCTGTAGTTAAGGTGTCCAAACGGTTCTCTGCCCAGAATTGCTCGCTTCGGTGTTTCACCTCCTCGTTATCAACTTCGGCACTTGGCGCGTAAATAAAAGCGGGTTCCTGCTTGTTAACAATGTAATTTTTGTGTGTTATGGAGCGGATGCCAAATAAGCCACCTTTTTGTTTTTCGGATGAGCCAAGAAAATCGGCAGAGGTGGTGCTTTTGCTGAGATGGTACCGGCCATCAGGGCTTGGCTCAAACTCCTGATCGATATACATCGCACGAACAAAATTAACATTAATGTTTTTGTTAATAGTTAAACTGGCTTTCTGCACCGCATAGTTGCCATCGAGCGTGATGTAAATTTCACCTTCGAATAAAACATCATTGGTATTACGAGGCGTAAAACTCAGCTGGATAAGTTTCTTGTTATCATCCGTGGTGATGGTATCGGTAATAAAAAATTTGTAGTAGGTAGGTGCCGCATCGGCAATAGGGCTTAAAAACTGCTTGTTGAGCAAGTATATACTGTTATCGTATATATCAACCTTTTCATAAAGATGCTTGAAGTATTGGCTAAGGCCTTCATTATCAACTGCTGGACCAAGGTTTACGCTTTTTTCGCCCAGTAAATTTTCTTTGGTGGTTTCGGGGCTTTTACGGTAATATACCTGCGACAGCTTTTCCGTAAGATAGATGGGCAATAGGTTCCTGCCGCCGTAAGTAGTACTATCGCGGTTATCAAAAACAAATTTGTATTTCCGCAGGAATTTTTTTTGCGTGAATTGTTCGGAAACGTCGCTAAGCGAAAACTGCAACTTATCATATTCACGGTACTCAACAAAATTGTAAGCTTCGGGTCGGTTATTCTTTTTATTGGCAATTACCTTGCGGATAAGCTCCACAGCGGGATTTTCTTTATTGGTAT
It encodes the following:
- a CDS encoding fatty acid hydroxylase, translated to MAKNFVSNSQESVRMFKSSFLESLSKVHYFVPIIIFVPVILVCSYFAYDKQIGAFNYIWLFLLGLFIWTLTEYIMHRFVFHFVPKQGWALRLHFIFHGVHHDYPSDAKRLVMPPSASIPLATGFYFLFNALLPANFIFGFFPGFILGYLVYDISHYAIHHFNFKGSFWKQIKQHHMLHHYQDPTKGYGVSSPLWDKIFNSDFIKKQNG
- a CDS encoding CDP-alcohol phosphatidyltransferase, which codes for MNKLSWLKLLLIFSAFIIFVLPMQAKAIPACTSPVVDSAGKKLIRKLTFPVPPASVERLFYIQRMPNTNTLIYELNVDEKTGKPNVDEPVHPYWIRYNEKGQKEELSYIQRKFAYGLVQKPMGDDKYDIRFVSYKKFPLTLMKGADGKYHIFATVARKPMALRYIFIQIEGGSFWLPNVVYVEMKGTDPATGKEFTERFKP
- a CDS encoding CDP-diacylglycerol--inositol 3-phosphatidyltransferase codes for the protein MEQQTSVRTSLQLGIYKIIDPFVKLLIKVGLTPNAVTSIGFVLNVGVAAIFIIGGEDGDRANLSYIGWAGGLILFAGLFDMLDGQVARLGNMKSVFGALYDSVLDRYSELIMFLGICYYLVAHHYFLSSIFAFIALIGSMMVSYVRARAEGLGVECKGGLMQRPERVITIAAFAIACGITSSYIGGDYKLFIPGIKFHVFETMSIFTFPIAILAVLTNLTAFKRLVDAKKALSESEHE